Within the Candidatus Poribacteria bacterium genome, the region AACACCCACATCTCCCTCTCAACGCCGTTCAACCCAACCTACAAGAGCACAGAATCCCTAAATTGACACCTATGGTTCGGTTGGGAATGCAGATCGCATTTGGGCGTGTACGCCGCAAAACCGAACCTACCGGGTCTACGGAAAATCAACCGAGTAATAGGTGTACGCCGGTGGCGAATAGGAAAAAGAGGACGATTCTTGAAAAGAGGAGTTCCGGTACTCGATTGTTGAGCGCAATGCCTGTCAGTACTCCGAGTCCGATGAATGGAAGGAGGGCGATTGCTTCAATCAGGATCTCGAAAGAGAAGAGTTCTAACTGGTGATAGAACGGAATTTTGATGAAGTTGAGCAGGAAGTAGGTGGCGGTTGTGGTCGCGACGAAGGCGGTGTTGCCTAAGCGTTGCGGGAGAAGGTACATGACAACGACAAGTCCACCCATGTGTGCGAGGGTTGAGAACGCACCGGCGAACAATCCTGCAAGGAGTCCTTGCCACATTTTGAATTGGAGTGCCGTTTGGATGGGCTGCTCCGAATTGCCGAGAAGGGGCTGCCAACGCGGACGCAGAAATTCCAGTAGCGCAAATAAGCAGGCAATGCCGCCGATGACTTTTTTGAGATGGACATCGGAGATGTCCTTCAAAATGAGGCTTGCTAAGGTGATACCGAGCAGAGAACCGAGGATCAGTCGTGTGACGCTTTGGCGATGCCAGCGTTTCCAGTAGTGGCGGAGTGAGAAAACATCTGTTGAGAATAGGAGCAGGAGCATTAGCCCGATGACGTTTCTGGCACTGCGGAAGTGGGTGAACATCGGCACAACAATCATGCCGATACCGCCGCCGAAACCTGCTTTGCTTACGCCTGTTAGCCATGCCCCGAAGCAGAGGATGATGATTTCGTAGATGGTGGTGCCTCCTTTTGGTGAGGTGAGTATATCAAGGTGTGGGTAAATTGTCAAGGGGGTTGGAAGTTGGAAGTTGGGAAGTTGAAAGTTAGAAGGGTGGCGGGTTGGAAGGGTGGAATGAAGGAATTGAACGCCTCTGTAATATGAAAGAAATACTTGACATTCGGCTTGAGATGTGATACAATTTTATAGTGTGTTTTTAATGTAAGGGCGAGGATGCATGAGGATTAAGAATTTATCGGATTTTTTCTAATGGAGGGTAAAAAAATGGTTCAAGTAGAAGTCAGTGTCGATTCAGGTGAAGCGTTTGACCGCGCACTTGCACGTTTCAAGA harbors:
- a CDS encoding sulfite exporter TauE/SafE family protein → MTIYPHLDILTSPKGGTTIYEIIILCFGAWLTGVSKAGFGGGIGMIVVPMFTHFRSARNVIGLMLLLLFSTDVFSLRHYWKRWHRQSVTRLILGSLLGITLASLILKDISDVHLKKVIGGIACLFALLEFLRPRWQPLLGNSEQPIQTALQFKMWQGLLAGLFAGAFSTLAHMGGLVVVMYLLPQRLGNTAFVATTTATYFLLNFIKIPFYHQLELFSFEILIEAIALLPFIGLGVLTGIALNNRVPELLFSRIVLFFLFATGVHLLLG